GCGCGCGGCAGAGGAGTTTGGGTTTACGACGTCGAGGGGAAAAAGTACCTCGACTTTTTGAGCGCCTACTCGGCAGTCAATCAAGGTCACGCTCATCCGCGGCTGATCAAGGCGGCCAAACGGCAAATGAAGCGGATTACCCTCACTTCCCGTGCCTTCCGCAACGATCAGCTGCCGCTGCTTTGCCGTGATCTTTGTCAGCTGACCGGCTTTGACCGCGTGCTGCCGATGAACAGCGGCGCCGAGGCGGTGGAAACAGCCATCAAGGCCGTGCGCAAGTGGGCCTATACCGTCAAGGGCGTGCCGAAGGACCAAGCCGAGATCATTGTCGCCGCCGGCAACTTTCACGGGCGGACCACAACGATCATCAGCTTTTCCACCGAAGAGCAGTATCGCTTCGGATTCGGGCCGTTTACACCGGGTTTTGTCATTGTGCCGTTCGGCGATGCCGAAGCGCTGGCCCGCGCCGTTACCCCCAACACCGCCGCCGTTCTCATCGAGCCGGTCCAGGGTGAAGGCGGAATCAATGTTCCCCCGGAAGGCTATTTGCGTGAGATCGAACAGATCTGCCGAAAAAACAATGTGCTGTTCATCGTGGATGAAATCCAAACCGGCCTTGGGCGCTGCGGTCGCCTCTTTGCCTATCAATTCGAAGGCGTTTCGCCCGACGGCATTATCATCGGCAAAGGGCTTGCCGGCGGCTTTTATCCGATTTCCGCGTTCATCGCCCGCAAAGAGGTCATGGATGTCTTTACACCGGGCGACCACGGCAGCACGTTCGGCG
The nucleotide sequence above comes from candidate division KSB1 bacterium. Encoded proteins:
- the rocD gene encoding ornithine--oxo-acid transaminase, whose product is MKVEELIRLENEYGAHNYNPLDVVIARGRGVWVYDVEGKKYLDFLSAYSAVNQGHAHPRLIKAAKRQMKRITLTSRAFRNDQLPLLCRDLCQLTGFDRVLPMNSGAEAVETAIKAVRKWAYTVKGVPKDQAEIIVAAGNFHGRTTTIISFSTEEQYRFGFGPFTPGFVIVPFGDAEALARAVTPNTAAVLIEPVQGEGGINVPPEGYLREIEQICRKNNVLFIVDEIQTGLGRCGRLFAYQFEGVSPDGIIIGKGLAGGFYPISAFIARKEVMDVFTPGDHGSTFGGNPLACAIAREALKIIIDENLPERARELGDYFMAKLNTIDKKHIKEVRGQGLLIGVDLKPEAGGARRFCEALRREGLLCKETHETIIRFAPPLVIKKKELDWAFERVKKVLETL